The following coding sequences lie in one Numida meleagris isolate 19003 breed g44 Domestic line chromosome Z, NumMel1.0, whole genome shotgun sequence genomic window:
- the APC gene encoding adenomatous polyposis coli protein isoform X4: MAAASYDQLLKQVEALKMENSNLRQELEDNSNHLTKLETEASNMKVVDPVGICTYQEEVLKQLQGSIEDEAMASSGQIDLLERLKELNLESTSFPGVKLRPKVSVRSYGSREGSVSSRSGECSPVPMGSFPRRGFMNGSRESTGYLEELEKERSLLLAELEKEEKEKDWYYAQLQNLTKRIDSLPLTENFSLQTDMNRRQLEYEARQIRAAMEEQLGTCQDMEKRAQVRVARIQQIEKDILRIRQLLQSQAAEAERAPQGKHDAGSHDTERQSEGQGAPEISMSTSNTGQGSAARMDHETASVMSSSNSYSVPRRLTSHLGTKVTEDYKPQVEMVYSLLSMLGTHDKDDMSRTLLAMSSSQDSCIAMRQSGCLPLLIQLLHGNDKDSVLLGNSRGSKEARARASAALHNIIHSQPDDKRGRREIRVLHLLEQIRAYCETCWEWQEAHEQGMDQDKNTMPAPADHQICPAVCVLMKLSFDEEHRHAMNELGGLQAIAELLQVDCEMYGLTNDHYSVTLRRYAGMALTNLTFGDVANKATLCSMKGCMRALVAQLKSESEDLQQVIASVLRNLSWRADVNSKKTLREVGSVKALMECALEVKKESTLKSVLSALWNLSAHCTENKADICAVDGALAFLVGTLTYRSQTNTLAIIESGGGILRNVSSLIATNEDHRQILRENSCLQTLLQHLKSHSLTIVSNACGTLWNLSARNAKDQEALWDMGAVSMLKNLIHSKHKMIAMGSAAALRNLMANRPAKYKDANIMSPGSSLPSLHVRKQKALEAELDAQHLSETFDNIDNLSPKASHRNKQRHKQNIYSEYVLDSSRHDDGVCRTESFSTGNMTVLSPYLNSTVLPGSSSSSRGSLENCLSEKDRSLDRDRAVGLNAYHPATENSGNSSKRIGMQISTAAAQIAKVMEEVTSMHIPQEDRSSGSTSEMHCLTEDRNATRRPATAHTHSNTYFPKSENSSRPCPVPYTKMEYKRASNDSLNSVSSSDGYGKRGQMKPSIESYSEDDESKFCSYGQYPADLAHKIHSANHMDDNDGELDTPINYSLKYSDEQLNSGRQSPSQNERWARPKHIIDDEMKQNDQRQSRSQSATYPVYTESGDDKHMKYQSAFGQQDCVPSFRSRGSNGSDQNRVGSTLAINQKVNQSLCQVDDYDDDKPTNYSERYSEEEHHEEEDRPTNYSIKYNEEEHHVDQPIDYSLKYSTEVPPSTQKPSFTFSKTSSVQSTKTDHISSSSGNTSAPSAGSKRQNQLHPSSAQSRGGHAQKTASCKTPSINQETIQTYCVEDTPICFSRCSSLSSLSSAEDEIGRDQSTRGTDTNNTLQIAELKENSGALSAEAAASEITSTSQHIRTKSSRLPTSSLSPSDSSRHKAVEFSSGAKSPSKSGAQTPKSPPEHYVQETPLMFSRCTSVSSLDSFESRSIASSVQSEPCSGMVSGIISPSDLPDSPGQTMPPSRSKTPPPAQGVQVKRDVAKGKAPSAEKREPGPRQAAVNAAVQRVQVLPDADTLLHFATESTPDGFSCSSSLSALSLDEPFIQKDVELRIMPPVHENEHGNEAEPEQSDDTKDNQENKAEKPSEAEKDILDDSDDDDIEILEECIISAMPTKSSRKAKKPSQASAPKIPPPVARKPSQLPVYKLLPSQSRLQTQKHVSFTPGDDMPRVYCVEGTPINFSTATSLSDLTIESPPNELANVDSVGTGAESGEFEKRDTIPTEGRSTDDSQRAKNITVTGPGLDDDKTEEGDILAECINSAMPKGKSHKPFRVKKIMDQIQQASTSLNNKSQSEGEKKKPTSPVKPVPQNNEYRARVRKNTESKSQINNERSYSENRDAKKQNLKNNSRDFNDKLPNNEERVRGSFTFDSPHHYTPIEGTPYCFSRNDSLSSLDFDDDDVDLSREKAELRKGKEAKETETEDCPNTEQSSSQQASNRTQVCQKHPTGRSQSKTFCQPSKDTPDRGAATDEKMQNFAIENTPVCFSRNSSLSSLSDIDQENNNNKEEESVKRTEAPDSQIESNRPQTSGYAPKSFHVEDTPVCFSRNSSLSSLSIDSEDDLLQECISSAMPKKKKPSRIKSESEKSNSRNIGGILAEDLTLDLREIQRPDSEHGFSPDSENFDWKAIQEGANSIVSSLHQAAAAASLSRQASSDSDSILSLKSGISLGSPFHLTPDQEEKPFTSNKGPRILKPGEKSTLESKKVESESKGIKGGKKVYKSIITGKARSNSEVSSQLKQPQQTSVPSISRGRTMIHIPGVRNSSSSTSPVSKKGPPFKNTNSKSPSEGQSSASSPRGVKSSVKPEPSPVTRQLSGLNQGGSSKGPSRSGSRDSTPSRPQQQPLSRPLQSPGRNSISPGRNGISPPNKLSQLPRTSSPSTASTKSSSSGRMSYTSPGRQMSQQNLTKQTALPKNTSSIPRSESASKGLNQILGSGAPNKKTDLSRMSSAKSSGSESDRSERPVLVRQSTFIKEAPSPTLRRKLEESASFESLSPSRPDSPTRSQLQTPVLSPSLPDMSLSTHSTAQTSGWRKLPPNLSPSVEYDGRPAKRHDIARSHSESPSRLPINRSGTWKREHSKHSSSLPRVSTWRRTGSSSSILSASSESSEKAKSEDEKQHGSSLSGHKQSKESQALAKGTWRKIKENEIPQMMSDPQHSSLSATSSSDSKTLIYQMAPAVSKTEDVWVRIEDCPINNPRSGRSPTGNAPPVIDSVSEKGVVNGKDSKEIQEKQNPGNGSVPVRTIGLENRLNSFFQVDSPDKKGTETKPLQTNPVPAPENNESTVSERTPFSSSSSSKHSSPIGAVAARVTPFNYNPSRRKSSVDNSSARPSQIPTPVNNSTKKRDSKSENTDSSGTQSPKRHSGSYLVTSV; encoded by the exons AGAGCACCTCAAGGCAAGCATGATGCAGGTTCCCATGATACAGAGAGGCAGAGCGAAGGTCAAGGAGCACCAGAAATCAGTATGTCAACTAGCAATACTGGTCAG GGTTCTGCTGCTCGAATGGACCATGAGACAGCCAGTGTTATGAGTTCTAGTAATAGCTACTCTGTACCTCGCAGACTGACAAGTCACCTGGGTACCAAGGTAACCGAAGATTACAAACCACAG GTGGAAATGGTGTACTCATTGTTATCAATGCTTGGTACTCATGATAAAGATGACATGTCAAGAACATTGCTAGCAATGTCTAGCTCCCAAGACAGCTGCATAGCCATGCGTCAGTCTGGATGTCTTCCTCTCCTCATCCAGCTTTTACATGGCAACGATAAAGACTCTGTCTTGTTAGGGAACTCTCGTGGTAGTAAGGAGGCCCGTGCCAGAGCCAGCGCAGCACTGCATAACATCATTCACTCCCAGCCTGATGATAAGCGAGGCAGACGGGAAATCCGCGTGCTCCATCTTTTGGAGCAGATCCGTGCTTACTGTGAAACATGTTGGGAATGGCAGGAAGCACATGAACAAGGCATGGACCAAGACAAAAACACAA TGCCTGCGCCAGCTGATCATCAAATCTGTCCTGCAGTGTGTGTTTTAATGAAACTTTCATTTGATGAAGAACACAGGCATGCTATGAATGAGCTTG GAGGTTTGCAAGCCATTGCTGAACTGCTGCAAGTGGACTGTGAAATGTACGGACTTACAAATGACCATTATAGTGTTACATTGAGGAGGTATGCTGGAATGGCTCTGACAAACCTGACTTTTGGAGATGTAGCAAACAAG GCTACATTATGTTCAATGAAGGGCTGCATGAGAGCTCTTGTAGCCCAGCTGAAATCTGAAAGTGAAGACTTACAGCAG gTCATTGCAAGCGTGCTGAGGAACTTGTCCTGGCGTGCAGATGTAAACAGTAAAAAGACACTACGAGAAGTTGGGAGTGTGAAAGCACTGATGGAATGTGCTTTAGAAGTTAAGAAG gaaTCAACCCTAAAAAGTGTCTTGAGTGCCTTATGGAACTTGTCAGCACATTGTACTGAGAACAAAGCTGATATATGTGCTGTTGATGGTGCTCTTGCATTTCTAGTTGGTACACTGACATACCGGAGCCAAACAAACACTCTTGCCATCATAGAAAGTGGGGGAGGAATATTAAGAAATGTTTCTAGCTTAATTGCTACTAACGAGGACCACAG GCAAATCTTACGAGAGAACAGTTGCTTACAAACCTTGTTACAACACTTGAAGTCACACAGTTTGACAATAGTCAGTAACGCATGTGGGACCCTGTGGAATCTTTCTGCGCGAAATGCAAAGGATCAGGAGGCACTATGGGACATGGGAGCAGTCAGCATGCTCAAAAATCTCATTCactcaaaacacaaaatgataGCAATGGGCAGCGCTGCAGCTCTAAGAAATCTCATGGCAAACAGGCCAGCGAAATATAAGGATGCTAACATTATGTCTCCAGGATCAAGCTTACCATCTCTTcatgttagaaaacaaaaggcacTGGAAGCAGAATTAGATGCACAACATTTATCAGAGACTTTTGACAATATTGATAATTTAAGCCCAAAAGCATCTCACCGTAATAAGCAGAGACATAAGCAGAATATATACAGTGAGTATGTTTTGGACTCTAGTCGTCATGATGATGGGGTATGCAGAACAGAGAGTTTTAGTACTGGTAACATGACTGTACTTTCTCCATATTTAAATTCCACAGTATTGCCTGGCTCCTCATCTTCCAGTAGAGGAAGCCTAGAAAATTGTCTAtctgagaaagacagaagtctTGATAGAGATCGAGCAGTAGGTTTAAATGCCTATCATCCAGCTACAGAGAACAGTGGAAACTCCTCTAAGAGAATAGGAATGCAAATTTctacagctgcagctcagaTTGCCAAGGTTATGGAAGAAGTGACAAGCATGCATATTCCACAGGAAGACAGAAGTTCCGGTTCCACTTCTGAAATGCACTGTTtgacagaagacagaaatgcCACAAGGAGACCAGCCACTGCCCATACTCACTCAAATACATACTTTCCTAAATCTGAGAATTCAAGCAGGCCATGTCCTGTGCCTTACACAAAAATGGAATACAAGAGAGCATCAAATGACAGTTTAAATAGCGTCAGCAGCAGCGATGGCTATGGTAAAAGAGGCCAAATGAAACCTTCCATTGAATCTTACTCTGAGGATGATGAAAGTAAATTTTGTAGTTACGGGCAATATCCAGCTGACTTGGCACATAAGATACATAGTGCAAATCACATGGATGACAATGATGGAGAACTAGACACTCCTATTAACTATAGTCTTAAATATTCAGATGAACAGTTAAATTCTGGAAGGCAGAGTCCTTCTCAGAATGAAAGATGGGCAAGGCCTAAGCATATAATAGatgatgaaatgaaacaaaatgaccAAAGGCAGTCAAGGAGCCAAAGTGCAACCTACCCTGTGTACACTGAAAGTGGAGATGATAAACACATGAAATATCAATCAGCTTTTGGACAGCAAGATTGTGTTCCTTCATTTAGATCAAGAGGATCCAATGGTTCAGATCAGAACAGAGTAGGGTCAACTCTTGCAATTAATCAGAAAGTAAATCAGTCCTTGTGCCAGGTTGATGATTATGATGATGATAAGCCAACCAACTACAGTGAACGTTATTCTGAGGAGGAACATCATGAAGAGGAAGACAGACCAACCAATTATAGCATAAAGTACAATGAAGAGGAACATCATGTTGATCAGCCCATTGATTATAGTCTAAAGTATTCAACAGAAGTTCCTCCCTCTACTCAGAAACcatcttttactttttcaaagaCTTCTTCAGTGCAAAGCACTAAAACTGACCATATTTCCTCAAGCAGTGGGAACACATCAGCCCCTTCAGCTGGTTCGAAGAGGCAGAATCAGCTTCACCCaagctctgcacagagcagaggcgGTCATGCTCAAAAGACTGCCTCCTGTAAGACTCCTTCTATTAATCAAGAAACTATACAAACTTACTGTGTGGAAGATACACCAATATGTTTTTCAAGGTGTAGCTCTTTGTCATCTTTGTCATCAGCTGAAGATGAAATAGGACGTGATCAATCCACACGTGGGACGGATACTAACAATACACTACAAatagcagaactgaaagaaaacagtgggGCTTTgtctgcagaagctgcagcgAGTGAAATCACATCAACATCACAACATATCAGAACAAAATCTAGTAGACTTCCAACTTCCAGTTTATCGCCTTCTGATTCCTCCAGACATAAAGCTGTTGAATTTTCTTCAGGTGCCAAATCCCCCTCAAAGAGTGGTGCACAGACTCCTAAAAGCCCACCAGAACACTATGTACAGGAAACTCCTCTCATGTTCAGCAGATGTACCTCTGTAAGTTCCCTGGATAGTTTTGAAAGCCGTTCAATTGCTAGTTCAGTTCAAAGTGAGCCTTGCAGTGGAATGGTGAGTGGTATTATAAGTCCAAGTGATCTTCCAGACAGCCCAGGACAAACAATGCCTCCAAGCAGAAGTAAAACACCACCGCCTGCTCAAGGAGTTCAAGTGAAAAGAGATGTAGCTAAAGGTAAAGCACCTAGTGCAGAAAAGAGAGAGCCTGGTCCTAGACAAGCAGCTGTAAATGCAGCTGTTCAGAGAGTTCAGGTACTGCCAGATGCTGATACGCTATTACATTTTGCCACAGAAAGTACACCGGATGGGTTTTCTTGCTCTTCCAGCCTGAGTGCTCTGAGTCTTGATGAGCCATTTATACAGAAAGATGTAGAGTTAAGAATAATGCCTCCTGTACATGAAAATGAACatggaaatgaagcagaacCTGAACAGTCAGATGATACAAAGGATAACCAAGAGAATAAAGCAGAGAAAccttctgaagcagaaaaagataTTCTGGATGATTCTGATGATGATGATATTGAAATACTGGAAGAATGTATTATTTCTGCAATGCCTACGAAGTCTTCACGTAAAGCCAAGAAGCCTTCTCAAGCATCTGCTCCAAAAATACCTCCTCCTGTAGCAAGAAAGCCGAGCCAGCTGCCAGTTTACAAACTTCTGCCTTCCCAAAGCCGCTTGCAAACCCAAAAGCATGTGAGTTTTACACCAGGAGATGATATGCCACGAGTATATTGTGTTGAGGGTACACCAATAAATTTTTCAACAGCTACATCTCTGAGTGATCTCACAATAGAATCACCACCAAATGAGTTGGCCAATGTAGACAGTGTGGGTACAGGGGCAGAGTCAGGGGAATTTGAAAAGAGGGACACTATTCCTACAGAAGGTAGAAGTACAGATGACTCTCAGAGAGCAAAAAACATAACTGTGACTGGCCCAGGACTGGATgatgacaaaacagaagagggTGATATTCTGGCTGAGTGCATTAACTCAGCTAtgccaaaaggaaaaagtcaCAAACCTTTTAGagtgaagaaaataatggaTCAAATTCAACAAGCATCTACATCTCTAAATAACAAAAGTCAATCAGAAGGTGAGAAAAAGAAGCCAACATCACCAGTAAAGCCTGTTCCCCAAAATAATGAATACAGAGCACGtgtaagaaaaaacacagagtCTAAAAGCCaaattaataatgaaagaagCTACTCAGAGAACAGAGATGCGAAGAAAcagaatcttaaaaataattctagaGATTTTAATGACAAACTTCCAAATAATGAAGAGCGTGTAAGAGGAAGCTTTACATTTGATTCCCCTCATCATTACACACCTATTGAGGGGACTCCATATTGTTTTTCACGCAATGATTCCCTAAGTTCTTTGGattttgatgatgatgatgttgaCCTTTCAAGGGAGAAGGCAgaattaagaaaaggaaaagaagcaaaggaaacagaaactgaagactGCCCTAACACAGAACAGTCTTCAAGTCAGCAAGCGAGTAACAGGACGCAAGTTTGCCAAAAACACCCAACAGGCAGAAGCCAATCTAAAACTTTCTGTCAGCCAAGTAAAGATACTCCAGACAGAGGGGCAGCTACAGATGAGAAGATGCAGAATTTTGCTATCGAAAACACACCGGTTTGTTTTTCTCGCAATTCATCTCTTAGTTCCCTTAGTGATATTGAtcaagaaaacaataacaacaaagaagaagaaTCTGTAAAGCGAACTGAGGCTCCTGATTCACAGATAGAATCAAACAGACCACAGACTTCTGGTTATGCACCTAAATCATTTCATGTTGAAGATACACCAGTATGTTTCTCTAGAAATAGCTCTCTGAGTTCTCTAAGTATTGACTCAGAAGATGATCTTTTGCAGGAATGCATTAGTTCTGCCAtgcctaaaaagaaaaaaccatcAAGAATAAAGAGTGAAAGTGAAAAAAGTAATTCCAGAAATATAGGTGGTATATTGGCAGAAGATTTGACACTGGATTTGAGAGAGATACAGAGGCCAGATTCAGAACATGGTTTCTCACCTGATTCAGAGAACTTTGATTGGAAAGCTATACAAGAAGGTGCAAATTCTATAGTTAGTAGCCTGCatcaagcagcagctgctgcatcGCTGTCTAGACAAGCTTCATCAGACTCTGATTCTATCCTTTCATTAAAATCTGGTATTTCTCTAGGATCACCATTTCATCTTACCCCAGACCAAGAAGAGAAACCTTTTACTAGTAATAAAGGTCCTCGAATTCTTAAGCCAGGAGAGAAAAGTACACTGGAATCTAAAAAAGTGGAATCTGAAAGTAAGGGAAtcaaaggagggaaaaaagtatATAAAAGTATAATTACAGGAAAAGCTCGCTCCAATTCTGAAGTTTCAAGCCAGTTAAAGCAACCACAACAAACAAGTGTGCCTTCAATTTCACGTGGTAGGACAATGATTCATATTCCAGGAGTTCGAAATAGTTCTTCAAGTACTAGTCCTGTTTCTAAAAAAGGCCCCCCATTCAAAAACACAAATTCCAAGAGTCCCAGTGAAGGCCAAAGTTCAGCTAGTTCTCCAAGAGGAGTCAAGTCATCAGTAAAACCTGAGCCATCTCCTGTAACTAGGCAACTGTCAGGGTTGAACCAGGGTGGATCAAGTAAAGGACCTTCTAGGTCAGGATCTAGAGACTCCACTCCTTCTAGACCTCAACAGCAGCCATTGAGCAGGCCTCTGCAATCTCCAGGCCGAAACTCAATTTCCCCAGGAAGAAATGGAATAAGTCCTCCCAACAAACTGTCTCAGTTGCCAAGAACATCATCTCCTAGTACAGCTTCAACTAAATCTTCAAGTTCAGGTAGGATGTCATATACATCACCAGGCAGGCAGATGAGCCAGCAAAACCTTACAAAGCAAACTGCCTTACCTAAGAATACCAGTAGCATTCCAAGAAGTGAGTCTGCTTCCAAAGGATTAAACCAAATTCTTGGTAGTGGTGCACCAAACAAAAAGACTGACCTATCCAGAATGTCATCAGCAAAATCTAGTGGAAGTGAATCTGACAGATCTGAGAGGCCTGTTCTTGTTCGCCAGTCAACTTTTATTAAAGAAGCTCCAAGTCCAACTCTAAGACGTAAATTGGAAGAGTCTGCTTCATTTGAATCTCTGTCTCCTTCCAGACCAGATTCTCCCACAAGGTCCCAACTACAGACCCCAGTTTTAAGTCCCTCACTTCCTGATATGTCTTTATCCACTCATTCAACTGCCCAAACTAGTGGTTGGCGAAAATTACCCCCTAATCTGAGCCCTTCTGTAGAATATGATGGGAGACCAGCAAAACGTCATGATATAGCGCGTTCTCATTCTGAGAGTCCATCTAGACTGCCAATCAACAGATCAGGAACATGGAAACGTGAACATAGTAAGCATTCCTCATCACTTCCTCGTGTGAGCACTTGGAGAAGAACAGGAAGTTCTTCCTCAATTCTGTCAGCTTCTTCAGAATCCAGTGAAAAGGCAAAAAGtgaagatgaaaagcagcatGGAAGTTCTCTTTCTGGACACAAGCAAAGTAAAGAAAGCCAAGCACTAGCAAAAGGtacttggagaaaaataaaagaaaatgaaatcccCCAAATGATGAGTGATCCTCAGCATTCTTCCTTGAGTGCCACAAGTAGCTCTGATTCCAAAACTCTAATCTATCAGATGGCACCAGCTGTCTCTAAGACTGAGGATGTTTGGGTGAGGATTGAAGATTGCCCAATTAACAATCCTCGATCTGGAAGGTCCCCAACTGGAAATGCTCCTCCTGTTATTGACAGTGTTTCAGAGAAGGGCGTTGTGAATGGCAAAGACTCTAAAGAgattcaagaaaaacaaaatccagggAATGGAAGTGTTCCTGTTCGTACCATTGGCTTAGAAAATCGTCTGAACTCTTTCTTTCAGGTAGACAGTCCAGACAAGAAAGGCACTGAAACAAAACCTCTGCAGACCAATCCTGTTCCTGCACCAGAAAATAACGAAAGTACTGTGAGCGAGCGTACACCATTCAGTTCCAGTAGTTCAAGTAAACATAGCTCTCCGATTGGTGCTGTTGCAGCAAGAGTGACTCCTTTCAACTACAATCCAAGCCGTAGAAAGAGTAGTGTGGACAATAGTTCTGCTCGACCATCACAGATACCAACGCCAGTAAATAACAGCACAAAGAAACGTGACTCGAAGTCTGAAAATACAGACTCCAGTGGAACTCAGAGTCCTAAACGTCATTCTGGCTCTTACCTGGTGACTTCTGTTTAA